A genome region from Pseudomonas sp. S06B 330 includes the following:
- a CDS encoding HlyD family secretion protein has protein sequence MDLLLILTYAAICVAIFKIFRIPLNKWTVPTAVLGGVLIIGALIFTMNYNHPYSEVARSYFVSVPVIPVVTGKVIEVPVQGNQPLKEGDVLFRIDPAPFEYRLKSLKAQQLAAKGDLYRINELIKRNFGTRREQEAALSRVDDLQAQIDNAQFELDNTVVRAPSRGYVTHVSLRRGMMATRLPLRPSMVFIPDEGQYFAAWMRQNSLLRLTAGDEAEVAFDGIPGRVFKGRVKNVIAVIAEGQVQPSGTLIGYTGSPPAGRVPVIIEITDPEFAKYSAQMPGGAYGQAALYSQHFHHIAMMRKILLRMAAWMNYIFPFH, from the coding sequence ATGGACCTGTTACTGATCCTGACCTATGCCGCGATCTGTGTAGCGATCTTCAAGATTTTTCGCATCCCCTTGAACAAATGGACAGTGCCCACGGCCGTGCTCGGTGGCGTGCTGATCATCGGCGCACTGATTTTCACCATGAACTACAACCACCCGTATTCGGAGGTGGCGCGTTCGTACTTCGTGTCGGTGCCGGTGATTCCGGTAGTCACCGGTAAGGTGATCGAGGTGCCGGTACAGGGTAACCAGCCGTTGAAAGAGGGCGATGTGCTGTTTCGTATCGACCCTGCGCCGTTCGAGTACCGGCTCAAGTCCCTCAAGGCCCAGCAACTGGCGGCCAAGGGTGATCTGTACCGGATCAATGAGTTGATCAAGCGTAACTTCGGCACGCGCCGTGAGCAGGAAGCGGCTTTGTCGCGGGTCGATGATCTGCAGGCGCAGATCGATAATGCGCAGTTTGAGCTGGATAACACCGTTGTTCGCGCGCCGAGCCGGGGGTACGTCACCCATGTGTCGTTGCGTCGGGGGATGATGGCCACGCGGCTGCCGTTGCGGCCGTCGATGGTGTTTATTCCCGATGAGGGCCAGTATTTTGCGGCCTGGATGCGTCAGAACAGTCTGTTGCGCTTGACGGCGGGGGATGAGGCTGAGGTGGCCTTTGACGGGATTCCCGGTCGGGTGTTCAAGGGGCGGGTGAAGAATGTGATTGCGGTGATTGCCGAAGGTCAGGTGCAGCCGTCAGGCACGTTGATCGGCTATACCGGGTCGCCCCCCGCGGGGCGGGTGCCGGTGATTATCGAAATTACTGATCCGGAGTTTGCCAAGTACAGCGCGCAGATGCCCGGTGGGGCTTATGGGCAGGCGGCGCTCTATAGTCAGCACTTTCATCATATCGCGATGATGCGCAAGATCCTTTTGCGGATGGCGGCTTGGATGAACTACATCTTCCCGTTCCATTGA
- a CDS encoding DUF3302 domain-containing protein encodes MLDYFALGLLIFVGLVMFYGIIVLHDIPYEIAVHRNHPHQDAIHATGWVSLFTLHALWPFLWIWAMLYREDRGWGIGSHTPVTELQREVQALQERVAQLEAQKAKPNDSRIDSGGGI; translated from the coding sequence ATGCTTGATTATTTTGCATTAGGGTTGTTGATTTTCGTCGGTCTGGTGATGTTCTACGGCATCATCGTGCTTCACGACATTCCTTACGAAATTGCTGTTCATCGCAACCATCCGCACCAGGATGCTATCCATGCCACCGGCTGGGTGAGTTTGTTCACCCTGCATGCGCTGTGGCCGTTCCTGTGGATCTGGGCAATGCTCTACCGCGAGGATCGCGGCTGGGGGATTGGCAGCCACACGCCCGTAACCGAATTGCAGCGCGAGGTACAAGCCTTGCAGGAGCGGGTGGCGCAGCTTGAGGCGCAAAAGGCCAAGCCCAACGATTCCCGGATTGATTCGGGCGGGGGGATTTAA
- the potE gene encoding putrescine-ornithine antiporter codes for MAESKKMGLIGLTTLVTVNMMGSGIIMLPTSMAQLGAVSLLSWGVTAVGSMAIAYSFTQCGVLCTRPGGLSAYTEEAHAKSGFFLCSYLYFLSLAIANVAVAISAVGYMTAFFPWLGSGAMALFIGTAGLIWLTIVANFGGPNITGRIGAITVWGVIIPVAGLSIIGWFWFEKEVFAQAWNPNQLPIWEAIGKTIPLTLWAFLGMESAAQASDAVENPQRNVPLACLFGTLGAAVVYVLSTTVIQGIVPNLELANASAPFALVYAKMFNPVIGNIIMVLAVMACIGSLLGWQFTLAQTAKMTADQGMFPALFSKLSSRNAPIIGMLVCGALQTVMALSTVSPNASAQFGKLVSLAAVTNLIPYVTALTGLLAIMYKARVSAAVYSRNTLVLLVAVGYSLYALYACGMEAVLGGALVLAFGYLLYGFLAKRFIIQQAAVERAELP; via the coding sequence ATGGCTGAGTCGAAAAAAATGGGCCTGATCGGGCTCACCACCTTGGTGACGGTCAATATGATGGGCTCAGGCATCATCATGCTGCCCACCAGCATGGCGCAGTTAGGTGCGGTGTCGTTGCTGTCGTGGGGGGTGACAGCGGTTGGCTCAATGGCCATTGCCTACAGTTTCACCCAGTGCGGCGTGCTCTGTACCCGCCCGGGCGGATTGTCGGCCTATACCGAGGAAGCGCATGCCAAGTCGGGATTCTTTCTTTGCTCGTACCTGTACTTTTTGTCGCTGGCAATTGCCAATGTCGCCGTGGCGATCTCCGCCGTGGGTTACATGACTGCGTTCTTTCCCTGGCTGGGTAGCGGCGCCATGGCGCTGTTCATCGGCACCGCCGGGTTGATCTGGCTGACCATCGTGGCCAACTTCGGCGGGCCGAACATTACCGGCAGGATCGGCGCGATTACGGTGTGGGGAGTCATCATCCCCGTTGCCGGCTTGAGCATAATCGGCTGGTTCTGGTTCGAAAAAGAGGTGTTCGCCCAGGCCTGGAATCCAAACCAATTGCCGATCTGGGAAGCCATCGGTAAAACCATACCCCTGACACTCTGGGCGTTCCTGGGCATGGAGTCGGCCGCCCAGGCGTCCGATGCAGTGGAAAACCCACAACGCAACGTGCCCCTGGCGTGCCTGTTCGGTACCCTCGGCGCGGCGGTGGTCTATGTACTGTCGACCACCGTGATCCAAGGTATCGTACCCAATCTGGAACTGGCCAATGCCTCTGCGCCCTTTGCCTTGGTCTACGCGAAAATGTTCAACCCGGTGATTGGCAACATCATCATGGTACTGGCGGTGATGGCGTGCATCGGCTCTCTGCTGGGCTGGCAGTTCACCCTGGCGCAAACGGCGAAAATGACTGCTGATCAAGGCATGTTTCCGGCACTTTTCTCCAAACTCAGCAGCAGAAATGCGCCAATTATCGGCATGCTGGTGTGCGGTGCGTTGCAAACGGTCATGGCCCTGTCGACCGTCTCGCCCAATGCCAGCGCCCAGTTCGGCAAGCTGGTAAGCCTGGCGGCGGTGACCAACTTGATCCCCTACGTGACCGCCCTCACCGGCCTGTTGGCCATCATGTACAAGGCACGGGTAAGCGCGGCGGTGTATAGCCGCAATACCCTGGTGCTGCTGGTGGCGGTCGGCTATTCGTTGTATGCCCTCTATGCCTGTGGCATGGAGGCGGTGCTCGGTGGGGCTTTGGTGCTGGCCTTCGGGTACCTGCTCTATGGCTTTTTGGCCAAACGTTTCATCATCCAGCAGGCGGCGGTTGAACGCGCCGAACTGCCTTGA
- a CDS encoding PqiB family protein: protein MKSAATEEPPVPAPKTVKTGRFSVSLVWIVPIIAVLVGISLVVHDWLQQGPTIQITFKTGEGLTANKTEVKYRNVVIGQVSTVELSDDQKHVTATVKLHKQAENFTREDSTFWVVRPRIGAGGVSGIDTLLSGDFIGADAGQADRRVKTFTGLEMPPPITYDEPGKRFMLRTSDLGSLGVGSPVYYRKIPVGQVVSYELTKDGKAVDVEVFVQSPNDAYVTNNTRFWNASGIDFEAGANGFALRTESLSALLVGGIAFRAPPFNPEDQVASENQMFELFENEQVALAPPHGKAQYLALRFDESLRGLKVDAPVEFLGVEIGKVVSVNLDFDAEKRTFPVNVGIVIYPQRLGRAHTKLLKALKHDPDDEQAAARLLGTFVENGLRAQARSGNLLTGQLYIALDFDPKAPKVIFDPTARPITIPTVPGSLEQLQEKFEIMVDRLNRLPIERIANNLDANLVELHKGLQQFNTRTLPGVQGTLQNVSKTLQSANATLADDSPQREQLTQTLDELGRMSRSLRELADYLGRNPESLLRGRPKDAPADTLKPSRN, encoded by the coding sequence ATGAAGTCAGCAGCCACTGAAGAACCGCCAGTGCCCGCCCCCAAGACCGTCAAGACCGGACGCTTCAGCGTTTCGCTGGTATGGATCGTTCCGATTATCGCCGTGCTGGTGGGTATTTCCCTGGTGGTGCACGACTGGCTGCAGCAAGGCCCGACCATTCAGATCACCTTCAAGACCGGTGAAGGTTTGACCGCTAACAAGACTGAGGTCAAATACCGCAACGTAGTGATCGGCCAGGTCAGCACCGTGGAGCTGAGCGACGACCAGAAGCATGTCACCGCTACGGTGAAACTGCACAAGCAGGCGGAGAACTTCACCCGTGAGGATTCGACCTTCTGGGTGGTGCGCCCACGCATCGGCGCCGGCGGTGTATCCGGCATCGACACCTTGCTGTCGGGCGACTTCATCGGTGCCGACGCAGGCCAGGCAGATCGCCGTGTAAAAACCTTTACCGGCCTTGAGATGCCGCCGCCGATCACCTACGACGAACCCGGCAAGCGCTTTATGCTGCGCACCAGCGACCTGGGTTCGCTGGGCGTAGGCTCGCCGGTGTATTACCGCAAGATCCCCGTCGGCCAGGTGGTGTCCTATGAGTTGACCAAAGATGGCAAAGCGGTCGATGTCGAAGTGTTCGTGCAATCGCCCAATGACGCCTACGTGACCAACAACACCCGTTTCTGGAATGCCAGTGGCATCGATTTCGAGGCCGGCGCCAATGGCTTCGCCCTGCGCACAGAGTCGTTGTCTGCGCTGCTGGTCGGCGGCATCGCGTTCCGTGCGCCGCCGTTCAACCCTGAGGACCAGGTCGCCAGCGAAAACCAAATGTTCGAATTGTTCGAGAATGAGCAAGTCGCCCTGGCCCCACCTCACGGCAAGGCACAGTACCTGGCCTTGCGTTTCGATGAGTCACTGCGTGGCCTGAAAGTCGATGCGCCGGTAGAGTTCCTGGGCGTGGAAATCGGCAAAGTGGTGTCGGTCAACCTGGATTTCGACGCCGAAAAGCGCACCTTTCCGGTCAACGTCGGCATCGTCATTTACCCGCAACGCCTGGGCCGAGCCCACACCAAGCTGCTCAAAGCGCTCAAACATGACCCGGACGATGAACAGGCTGCCGCCCGCTTGCTCGGCACCTTCGTCGAGAATGGCCTGCGCGCCCAGGCGCGCAGCGGCAACTTGCTGACCGGGCAGCTTTACATTGCCCTGGACTTCGACCCCAAAGCGCCCAAGGTGATCTTCGATCCAACGGCCCGCCCGATCACGATTCCCACCGTCCCAGGCAGCCTGGAGCAACTGCAGGAGAAATTCGAGATCATGGTCGACCGCCTCAACCGCCTGCCGATCGAACGCATCGCCAACAACCTCGATGCCAACCTGGTGGAGCTGCACAAAGGCTTGCAGCAGTTCAACACCCGTACCCTGCCTGGGGTGCAGGGCACCTTGCAGAACGTCAGCAAGACCCTGCAATCCGCCAACGCGACCCTGGCCGACGACTCGCCACAGCGCGAGCAGTTGACCCAGACCCTGGACGAACTGGGACGCATGTCACGCTCCTTGCGTGAACTGGCCGATTACCTGGGACGCAATCCGGAATCCCTGCTGCGAGGCAGGCCTAAGGATGCCCCGGCTGACACCTTGAAACCGTCGCGCAATTGA
- a CDS encoding cation:proton antiporter: MNFIVWVAVLGTVLLTLALTSSYLRWLPVTTSAVCLVLGVAIGPVGLGLLQLNLTDAAPWMEHLTEVALLFSLFVSGLKLRLRFSRRMWRVVLGLAGPLMLLSIAGLSLVLHLWLQFSWGLSLLIAAILAPTDPVLASLVQVSDATDQDALRFGLSGEAGLNDGVAFPFVLLGLLLIAQAQPGASALLHWAGHDLLWAVLAGLALGYAMGQGVGRLSLALRIRNDDSTLSPNDYLALALIALAYVGAELIQAYGFLAVFAAGLGLRRTEMSSSEHATVPAEHLVQPLIGHHQLEPDQAVHGDTRQLQGKQVAAGVMMGDMLAFGSLVERSLEVFLVTLLGVALASHWDWRALGVGLVLFLLIRPLGTLLIPWGTLLDRQQRLLAGWFGIRGIGSLYYVFYCLNHGLSPTLATTCINLTLSVVALSIVLHGVSTQPLLARYESAP, from the coding sequence ATGAACTTCATTGTCTGGGTGGCGGTGCTGGGCACGGTGCTGCTGACCCTGGCCCTGACCTCCTCGTACCTGCGCTGGTTGCCGGTGACGACCTCGGCGGTTTGTTTGGTTCTAGGTGTGGCTATAGGCCCGGTTGGCTTGGGTCTGCTGCAACTGAACCTTACGGATGCAGCACCCTGGATGGAGCACCTGACCGAAGTCGCCCTGCTGTTCTCGCTGTTTGTCAGCGGCCTTAAGCTGCGCCTGCGTTTCAGTCGGCGTATGTGGCGCGTGGTGCTGGGTCTGGCCGGGCCGTTGATGCTCCTGAGCATTGCCGGCTTGAGTCTGGTGCTGCACCTGTGGCTACAGTTTTCCTGGGGTTTATCGCTATTGATTGCGGCCATACTCGCCCCCACCGACCCGGTACTGGCCTCGCTGGTGCAAGTCAGTGATGCCACGGATCAGGATGCCCTGCGCTTTGGCCTGTCCGGTGAGGCGGGGCTCAACGATGGTGTGGCTTTCCCCTTTGTATTGCTCGGTCTGCTGTTGATTGCCCAGGCACAACCCGGTGCCAGTGCCCTGTTGCATTGGGCCGGGCATGATTTGCTCTGGGCGGTGCTGGCAGGTCTGGCGCTCGGTTACGCCATGGGTCAAGGCGTCGGCCGCCTGAGCCTGGCGCTGCGCATTCGTAATGATGACAGCACGTTGTCGCCCAACGATTACCTGGCGCTGGCCCTGATTGCCCTGGCCTATGTCGGTGCGGAGCTGATTCAGGCCTACGGCTTTCTTGCCGTGTTTGCCGCTGGGCTCGGCCTGCGCCGCACCGAGATGAGCTCCAGCGAGCATGCCACAGTGCCGGCCGAACACCTGGTACAGCCGCTGATTGGCCATCATCAGCTCGAACCCGACCAGGCGGTACACGGCGACACCCGTCAGCTGCAAGGCAAACAGGTCGCCGCCGGGGTGATGATGGGTGACATGCTCGCCTTCGGCAGCTTGGTCGAACGCTCCCTGGAAGTATTCCTGGTGACCTTGCTCGGTGTCGCCCTCGCCAGTCATTGGGATTGGCGCGCCTTGGGCGTTGGGCTGGTACTGTTCCTGTTGATACGTCCGTTGGGCACCCTGCTGATTCCCTGGGGCACCCTGCTAGACCGACAACAACGCTTGCTGGCCGGCTGGTTCGGCATTCGCGGGATCGGCAGCCTCTATTACGTGTTCTATTGCCTCAACCACGGCTTGAGCCCGACGCTGGCAACCACCTGTATCAATTTGACCTTATCAGTGGTGGCATTGAGCATTGTCCTTCATGGGGTGAGCACCCAACCGCTGCTGGCGCGCTACGAAAGTGCCCCCTGA
- a CDS encoding NTP/NDP exchange transporter: MATVESSLFNVREGERPLVVAGLALFFLLFCGYFMLRPVRETMGVAGGVENLQWLFTGTFVVTLIALPLFGWLASKVQRRHILAWTYGFLASNLLLFAGVFALQPDNLWSARAFYIWLSMFNLLTISLAWSVLADVLSSEQAKRLFGLLAGGASLGGLVGPLLGTLLVGVVGHAGLVLLATACLLGSIVAAGYLQRFRDRHPLPADIELPRSRPLGGNPFAGASEVFGSPYLLGIALFVVLLASVSTFLYFEQARLVAAHFSSRTQQTQVFGLIDSLVQLLSILTQVFVTGHLARKLGVGVLLVAVPLVMVLGFLWLALAPLFAVFVLVMVVRRVGEYALVRPGREMLYTVVLPEQKYKAKNFTDTVVYRGGDALSGWVKRGLDVLGDHPALAMVIGAGIALVWAATGAWLGRQQRRLE, from the coding sequence ATGGCCACGGTGGAAAGTAGTCTGTTCAACGTCCGCGAGGGCGAGAGGCCGTTGGTGGTGGCCGGGCTTGCGCTGTTTTTCTTGCTGTTCTGCGGCTACTTCATGTTGCGCCCAGTGCGCGAAACCATGGGCGTAGCGGGTGGTGTGGAAAACCTGCAGTGGTTGTTTACCGGCACCTTCGTGGTGACCTTGATCGCGCTGCCGCTGTTTGGTTGGCTGGCGTCCAAGGTGCAGCGTCGACATATCCTCGCCTGGACCTACGGTTTTCTTGCGAGCAATCTGCTGCTGTTCGCCGGGGTGTTTGCGCTGCAGCCCGACAACCTGTGGAGCGCCCGAGCTTTCTATATCTGGTTGTCGATGTTCAACCTGCTGACCATTTCTCTCGCCTGGAGCGTGCTGGCCGATGTGCTGTCGAGTGAGCAGGCCAAGCGTCTGTTTGGTTTGCTGGCAGGCGGTGCGAGCCTTGGTGGCCTGGTCGGGCCGTTGCTGGGCACTCTGCTGGTCGGGGTGGTTGGTCACGCTGGCTTGGTGCTGCTGGCCACTGCCTGCCTGTTGGGCAGTATCGTTGCCGCCGGTTACCTGCAGCGTTTTCGCGATCGTCATCCGTTACCGGCAGACATCGAACTGCCACGTTCAAGGCCGCTGGGCGGGAATCCCTTTGCCGGTGCCAGTGAGGTGTTTGGTTCGCCGTACTTGCTCGGGATTGCATTGTTTGTGGTGCTGTTGGCGAGTGTCAGTACGTTTTTGTACTTCGAGCAGGCACGCTTGGTTGCCGCGCATTTTTCCAGTCGTACCCAGCAGACGCAGGTGTTTGGCTTGATCGACAGCCTGGTGCAGTTGTTGTCGATCCTCACGCAGGTGTTTGTCACCGGGCACCTGGCGCGCAAGCTTGGAGTTGGTGTGCTGTTGGTGGCGGTGCCATTGGTGATGGTGCTGGGCTTTCTCTGGCTGGCGTTGGCGCCGCTGTTTGCGGTGTTTGTGCTGGTGATGGTGGTGCGCCGGGTAGGGGAGTATGCATTGGTGCGGCCCGGGCGGGAGATGCTCTATACGGTGGTGCTGCCGGAGCAGAAGTATAAGGCCAAGAACTTTACCGATACGGTGGTTTATCGGGGTGGGGATGCGTTGAGTGGCTGGGTCAAACGGGGGCTGGATGTGTTGGGCGATCATCCGGCGTTGGCGATGGTGATTGGCGCTGGGATCGCTTTGGTCTGGGCGGCCACCGGGGCTTGGTTGGGGCGTCAGCAGCGGCGACTTGAGTGA
- a CDS encoding aldo/keto reductase, which yields MPTRRDFLAASATLAAGLGCMSVSGNAFAQPASAMLSRKIPASGEALAVIGAGTSGSFEVDTDTAQFQQLKQVLKVFFAGGGQVIDTSPNYGGADAVLGQLLEEGGWRKQTFLATKIAADSQAEAQAQWAGTLRSLRTDKVELLQVHNLRDWQRQLPYARELKAQGLTRYVGVTHYMDSGLDELERILRQESLDFIQVHYSVNAPGCAQTVLPLAQDKGVAVLINRAFDDGRLFAKVKDQPLPGWATEAGIGSWAQLFLKFAISHPAVTTVIPATGRPDRQLDQLKAGSGPLLTAAQSKQLVAQFA from the coding sequence ATGCCCACCCGTCGCGATTTTCTGGCGGCCAGCGCTACCTTGGCGGCCGGTCTCGGTTGTATGAGTGTGTCGGGCAATGCGTTTGCCCAACCTGCCAGCGCCATGCTCAGCCGCAAAATTCCCGCCAGCGGTGAGGCGCTGGCGGTGATAGGCGCGGGTACCTCGGGCAGCTTTGAGGTTGATACCGATACGGCGCAGTTCCAACAGCTCAAACAGGTGCTCAAGGTGTTCTTCGCCGGTGGCGGCCAGGTGATCGATACCTCGCCCAACTATGGCGGCGCCGATGCCGTACTTGGCCAATTGCTGGAGGAGGGGGGCTGGCGCAAGCAGACCTTCCTGGCGACCAAAATCGCCGCTGACAGCCAGGCTGAGGCGCAGGCGCAATGGGCGGGCACCTTGCGCAGCCTGCGCACCGACAAGGTTGAGTTGCTGCAGGTGCACAACTTGCGTGATTGGCAACGCCAGTTGCCCTATGCCCGTGAGCTCAAGGCGCAAGGGCTGACCCGGTATGTCGGGGTGACGCATTACATGGACAGTGGCCTTGACGAACTGGAGCGGATCCTGCGTCAGGAATCACTCGATTTCATCCAGGTTCACTATTCGGTCAACGCACCGGGTTGCGCCCAAACCGTTCTGCCGTTGGCTCAGGACAAGGGCGTGGCAGTCTTGATCAACCGCGCGTTTGACGACGGCCGGCTGTTTGCCAAAGTCAAAGACCAGCCCTTGCCGGGTTGGGCGACGGAGGCGGGTATTGGTAGCTGGGCCCAGCTGTTCCTCAAATTTGCCATCAGTCATCCGGCGGTGACCACCGTAATCCCGGCCACTGGTCGCCCCGATCGCCAGCTTGACCAGCTCAAAGCGGGCAGTGGGCCGTTGTTGACTGCTGCGCAGAGCAAGCAACTGGTTGCGCAGTTCGCCTGA
- a CDS encoding PqiC family protein has translation MAHVSKFALLGLSLLLAACRSDPIHYHTLLPQQPVPVSKVDVQLEMISVPPQVDRPQMVIRQSNSSLAILETEWWGASLADELQNALNNQFASNNSQPRLNLRVDVQRFDSLPGQYALFDARWRLRAATGTDINALNCRSVIQTPAGATIEELVVAHQQNLKRFTELVSQAASSGASRCPSLH, from the coding sequence ATGGCGCACGTCAGCAAATTCGCACTACTGGGCCTGAGCTTGCTGCTGGCAGCTTGCCGCAGCGATCCGATCCACTATCACACCCTGCTCCCGCAGCAGCCGGTGCCGGTCAGTAAAGTCGACGTACAGTTGGAGATGATCAGCGTCCCGCCGCAGGTCGACCGGCCACAGATGGTGATTCGCCAGAGCAACAGCAGCCTGGCGATTCTAGAAACCGAATGGTGGGGCGCAAGCCTGGCCGACGAGCTGCAAAATGCCCTCAACAACCAGTTCGCCAGCAATAATTCCCAACCGCGCCTGAACTTGCGTGTGGATGTGCAGCGCTTTGATTCGCTACCCGGCCAATACGCGTTGTTTGACGCCCGCTGGCGCCTGCGTGCCGCCACGGGGACCGACATAAATGCCCTCAACTGCCGCAGCGTGATCCAGACCCCGGCCGGTGCCACCATCGAGGAACTGGTGGTGGCCCATCAACAGAACCTCAAACGCTTCACCGAGCTGGTCAGCCAGGCCGCCAGCAGTGGCGCCAGTCGCTGCCCGTCGCTGCACTGA
- a CDS encoding paraquat-inducible protein A: MLESEQLIICEHCDCVYHKVPLVKHQKALCLRCGAVLQRYNGLNLQQRLALSVTAGVLWVLANFYPVMSISLKGFSNSATLWDSVRALANGPITFIALVAAISIIIAPMFQLLLLLWVLGFALAGQRSPGFKVCMRWLETLRPWSMLEVCLLGAMVAVFKLAGLLDVLPGIGLLALAALSLLIIRVAGRDIRELWDTLP; the protein is encoded by the coding sequence ATGCTGGAAAGCGAGCAGCTGATCATCTGCGAACATTGCGATTGCGTGTACCACAAGGTTCCCCTCGTCAAACATCAAAAAGCCTTGTGCCTGCGCTGTGGCGCGGTATTGCAGCGCTACAACGGCCTCAACTTGCAACAGCGCCTGGCGCTGAGCGTCACCGCAGGCGTGTTGTGGGTGCTGGCCAATTTTTACCCGGTGATGAGCATCAGCCTGAAGGGTTTCTCCAACAGTGCCACGCTGTGGGATTCGGTGCGGGCCCTGGCCAACGGCCCGATTACCTTTATCGCCCTGGTGGCGGCGATCTCCATCATCATTGCACCGATGTTCCAGCTGTTGCTGCTGCTTTGGGTACTGGGGTTTGCCCTCGCCGGCCAGCGTTCGCCGGGCTTTAAAGTGTGCATGCGTTGGCTGGAAACCTTGCGTCCCTGGAGCATGCTTGAAGTCTGCCTGCTCGGCGCGATGGTCGCGGTGTTCAAACTGGCCGGCCTGCTTGATGTGCTGCCCGGCATTGGCCTGCTGGCACTGGCGGCCTTGAGCCTGTTGATCATTCGCGTGGCCGGGCGTGATATTCGCGAACTGTGGGACACCCTGCCATGA
- a CDS encoding amino acid ABC transporter substrate-binding protein: MNNTLLACVFGLLPLLAHGDTLERVRTSNTFTLGYLPDFAPFSAQRGDQAQGYAIEVCQKIAEQVKATLNLPTLQVRYVPVKLADEISAVSGGQVDMLCTPTVASLERRKQVSFSVPVYTAGVAAVVREDAAPALLNVLNGKQAHSGPTWRATLNRGLANQTFAVVSGGVTEQWVRQQLRTLGVIATVLTVEDNAAGLAAVAQGRADAFFSERMLLKNLLAGPKGDSSLQLLDRIYENAPVSMVLPREDEDFRLLVDTVISAMYRSGEIEQAYGAYLGGTTEGIRRLFKLYAVPL, translated from the coding sequence ATGAACAACACCCTGCTTGCCTGTGTGTTCGGCCTGCTACCGCTGTTGGCTCACGGCGATACGCTTGAGCGGGTTCGCACCAGCAACACCTTCACCCTGGGTTACCTGCCGGACTTCGCACCGTTCAGCGCGCAACGTGGTGACCAGGCCCAGGGGTACGCCATTGAGGTGTGCCAAAAGATCGCTGAACAGGTAAAAGCGACATTGAACCTGCCGACCCTGCAGGTGCGCTACGTGCCGGTAAAATTGGCGGATGAGATCAGTGCGGTCAGCGGTGGCCAGGTCGATATGCTCTGCACGCCCACGGTAGCCAGTCTTGAGCGGCGCAAGCAGGTAAGTTTTTCGGTGCCGGTGTACACCGCCGGAGTGGCTGCCGTGGTGCGTGAGGACGCGGCGCCGGCCTTGCTCAATGTGCTCAACGGCAAGCAAGCGCACAGCGGGCCGACCTGGCGCGCCACGCTCAATCGTGGGTTGGCCAATCAGACGTTTGCGGTGGTCTCAGGGGGCGTGACCGAACAGTGGGTTCGCCAGCAACTGCGAACGCTGGGGGTGATCGCGACCGTGCTGACGGTCGAAGACAATGCTGCCGGGCTTGCGGCTGTCGCTCAAGGTCGGGCGGATGCGTTCTTCTCTGAGCGTATGTTGCTGAAGAATCTGCTCGCTGGGCCCAAGGGCGATTCATCATTACAGCTGCTAGACCGTATCTATGAGAATGCGCCGGTGTCGATGGTTTTACCCCGCGAGGATGAGGATTTTCGCTTGCTGGTCGACACGGTGATCAGTGCGATGTACCGCTCGGGGGAGATTGAGCAGGCTTACGGCGCTTACCTGGGCGGGACGACTGAGGGAATCAGGCGCCTGTTCAAGTTGTATGCGGTGCCATTGTAG
- a CDS encoding paraquat-inducible protein A, protein MSRPPTASELNLVLCHACGLACDASQAAHECPRCGAPVHARKPNSLTRTWAYLVAALVFYIPANLLPVMNTKMLGSGDDSTIMSGVIEFWAHGAWDIALIIFIASIAVPATKFVALGLLLVTSQRGSSWAQRERSKLFRFVELIGYWSMLDVIVVALVAALVKFQALGDIEPRPGILFFGLVVVFTMLAAMSFDPRMIWESPEPKEQLDEVSSH, encoded by the coding sequence ATGAGCCGCCCACCAACAGCCAGCGAACTCAACCTGGTGTTGTGCCATGCCTGTGGCCTGGCCTGCGATGCCAGCCAGGCGGCGCATGAGTGCCCACGCTGTGGCGCGCCCGTGCATGCGCGCAAACCCAACTCGCTGACCCGCACCTGGGCCTACCTGGTTGCAGCGCTGGTGTTCTATATACCCGCCAACTTGCTGCCGGTGATGAACACCAAAATGCTCGGCAGCGGTGATGACAGCACCATCATGAGTGGGGTGATCGAGTTCTGGGCCCACGGGGCCTGGGATATTGCCTTGATCATTTTCATCGCCAGCATCGCTGTACCGGCAACCAAATTCGTTGCCCTGGGCTTGCTGCTGGTCACGTCACAGCGCGGCAGCAGCTGGGCACAGAGGGAACGTTCCAAGCTCTTTCGTTTCGTTGAACTGATCGGTTACTGGTCGATGCTTGACGTTATCGTTGTGGCGTTGGTCGCAGCACTGGTCAAGTTTCAGGCGCTGGGCGACATCGAACCGCGTCCGGGCATTCTGTTTTTCGGCCTGGTGGTGGTATTCACCATGCTCGCTGCCATGAGCTTTGACCCTCGAATGATCTGGGAAAGCCCCGAACCCAAGGAGCAGTTGGATGAAGTCAGCAGCCACTGA